A genomic window from Solanum dulcamara chromosome 11, daSolDulc1.2, whole genome shotgun sequence includes:
- the LOC129873498 gene encoding subtilisin-like protease SBT1.5 produces the protein MGHPCHSLQAALFLTCSFFLTLIVAGDKQSYIIRVQNDLKPSVFSDVEQWYNSSLRSLRNNNLLKTDDDQDEEFLHVYKTVFHGFSARLTAKEAQDLASFHGVLSVLPDRLRQLHTTRSHHFLGLDSASPMSSNLVTEFDSGSNVVIGVLDTGIWPERPSFHDQGMGPIPSFWKGECTVGENFTKANCNKKIIGARYFTSGYVAKMGRMNSSTDIKSARDTEGHGTHTASTAAGRAVGDASFMGFAKGVAVGVAPKARIAAYKVCWKRGCMDSDILAGFDKAVDDGVNIISISIGGSAVPYNLDPIAIGSFGAMDKGIFISASAGNEGPRSMTVTNVAPWITTVGASTIDRKFPAHLVLGNGKRITGASVYRGDPLHDNNFHHLPLIYGGNASVDLRNGARHSSSFSAATCMPDSLDKERVRGKIVVCDRGGTPRVSKGEIVKEAGGVGVVVTNVAPMGEGLIADAHLIPGLGVTESAGNLIRDYINSNDNPKAAMTFYETQVGVKPAPVVASFSSRGPSAESNFVLKPDVIAPGVDILAAWPDGVAPTELSSDPRRTQFNIASGTSMSCPHVSGLAALLKGSHPYWSPAMIRSALMTTAYTQDQQGNPLLDEKSYNISTTLDMGAGHVDPKKAVDPGLVYDITVDDYLNFLCASNYSGRDIKQIAKIPGRMHQ, from the exons ATGGGTCATCCATGTCACTCTCTTCAAGCTGCTCTGTTTCTCACTTGTTCTTTCTTCTTAACACTCATTGTTGCTGGAGATAAACAATCCTATATTATTAGAGTACAAAATGACTTGAAACCTTCTGTGTTTTCTGATGTTGAACAATGGTATAATTCCTCCCTCAGAAGCCTAAGGAATAATAATCTTCTTAAAACTGATGATGATCAGGATGAGGAGTTCCTTCATGTGTATAAAACTGTTTTCCATGGCTTCTCCGCAAGACTCACTGCAAAAGAGGCCCAAGATCTGGCTAGTTTTCATGGTGTTCTCTCAGTTTTACCTGACCGGCTTCGCCAACTTCACACCACTCGTTCACATCACTTTCTGGGATTGGATTCTGCTTCTCCGATGTCGTCTAATCTTGTAACTGAATTTGATTCCGGTTCTAATGTTGTTATCGGTGTGCTCGATACGGGTATATGGCCAGAACGACCAAGTTTTCATGATCAAGGCATGGGACCCATTCCATCCTTTTGGAAAGGGGAGTGTACAGTGGGTGAAAATTTTACAAAGGCTAATTGCAATAAAAAGATTATTGGAGCCAGATACTTTACATCTGGCTATGTGGCAAAAATGGGGAGAATGAATTCCTCTACTGATATAAAGTCAGCAAGAGACACCGAGGGGCATGGAACACACACAGCATCTACTGCAGCTGGCAGAGCCGTCGGGGATGCTTCTTTCATGGGATTCGCTAAAGGAGTTGCAGTCGGTGTAGCACCCAAGGCACGGATTGCTGCCTATAAGGTTTGTTGGAAAAGGGGTTGCATGGATTCTGACATCTTAGCGGGATTTGATAAAGCTGTGGATGATGGTGTCAACATTATTTCAATCTCCATAGGTGGTAGTGCCGTTCCTTACAATCTCGATCCTATAGCAATAGGATCCTTTGGAGCAATGGATAAAGGCATTTTTATCTCCGCTTCAGCAGGCAACGAAGGTCCAAGATCAATGACTGTAACGAATGTAGCTCCATGGATTACAACTGTGGGAGCTAGCACAATTGATAGAAAATTTCCTGCTCATCTTGTTCTAGGAAATGGAAAGAGAATCACTGGCGCATCAGTATATAGAGGTGATCCTTTACATGACaataattttcatcatttacCCTTAATATATGGTGGTAATGCTTCAGTGGATTTAAGAAATGGTGCTAGGCATTCTAGTAGCTTCTCTGCAGCAACATGCATGCCTGATTCTCTAGATAAAGAACGTGTACGTGGGAAGATTGTGGTCTGCGATCGGGGTGGCACTCCAAGGGTGTCAAAAGGAGAGATTGTTAAGGAAGCCGGTGGTGTTGGAGTCGTTGTAACAAATGTAGCCCCCATGGGAGAAGGCCTAATTGCAGATGCACACTTGATCCCTGGTCTTGGGGTCACTGAGTCAGCCGGTAACCTCATTCGTGATTACATTAACTCCAATGACAATCCAAAAGCCGCAATGACTTTCTATGAAACTCAAGTTGGAGTAAAACCGGCACCTGTAGTTGCATCTTTCTCTTCAAGAGGACCAAGCGCCGAGTCTAATTTTGTTCTCAAGCCAGATGTGATTGCGCCTGGAGTTGATATCTTAGCGGCTTGGCCGGATGGTGTGGCACCTACTGAGCTATCATCTGACCCACGTCGCACCCAATTCAATATTGCTTCGGGAACATCTATGTCGTGTCCACATGTATCCGGTTTAGCAGCTTTACTCAAAGGATCTCACCCATACTGGTCACCAGCAATGATTCGTTCAGCTCTCATGACAACTGCATACACACAAGATCAACAAGGCAATCCATTACTAGATGAAAAATCCTATAACATTTCAACGACATTGGACATGGGTGCAGGCCATGTGGATCCCAAGAAGGCTGTTGATCCTGGATTGGTTTATGACATAACAGTAGATGACTATTTGAACTTTTTATGTGCGTCTAATTATAGTGGGAGGGATATTAAACAGATTGCTAAGATACCAGGGAG GATGCACCAATAG